CCTCTAAGCTTCCTTGAATTCAACTATATGGTCCTGCAGGCCTACGACTTCCTCGAGCTTGCCAAGCGGCACGACTGCCGGTTGCAGATGGGGGGATCCGATCAATGGGGCAACATCGTGAGCGGAGTGGAACTGGGTCGCCGGATCGAAGGGCAGGAGCTTTTCGGTTTCACCACGCCGCTCCTCACGACAAGCGCCGGCGCGAAGATGGGGAAAACCGCCCAAGGCAGCGTCTGGCTGGATGCCAAAAAACTTTCGCCCTACGATTACTGGCAATACTGGCGCAACACAGAGGACGCGGACGTCGGCCGGTTCCTACGCCTGTTCACCGAACTGCCCCTCGGCGAGGTCCGCCGCCTCGAAACCCTCCAGGGAAGCGAGCTCAACGAAGCAAAAAAAATCCTCGCCTCCGCCGTCACCGCCCTTTGCCACGGCGAGAAAGCGGCGGCGAAGGCGGCGGAAACGGCGCGCGAAACCTTCGAGACGGGGGGGCCGGCCGAGGGCCTTCCGGCGATCGAGGTGCCGAGGGCCGAGCTTGCAGCCGGCATCCCCGCCTTCGAGCTTTTCCAGCGCACCGGCCTTGCCGCCAGCAATGGCGAGGCGCGCCGCCTGATCCGCGGCGGCGGCGCTCGCGTGAACGATACCGCGCCGGAAAAAGAAACCGCCCCGATCACGCTCGACGACCTGGATAAAGACGGCGTCATCAAACTCAGCGCCGGAAGGAAACGCCACGCCCTCGTCCGCGTCGGTCGACCTTAAGGCTGCGGCTCAGGTTTCAATGGCGATCGGGGTTGCGGCGGCGGAGTGGTTCCGGTGTCTTCCTCGAAGACGTCGAAGAACTTGCGCAAGAAACCGGGCGTCAGCGCCGACAACGGGTTGATGGACACGTTCGGATCCTCCTCCGGCCCCTCGATTTTGTAGCTGACGGCGAAAACGCCCTGCCCTTCGCCGCCGACCAGGATTTCCCCGATCAAAGGGATTCGTCCGAATACGCTGT
The Pseudomonadota bacterium genome window above contains:
- the tyrS gene encoding tyrosine--tRNA ligase produces the protein MAKSQSRSEFLTNAIERGFMHQCTDLEGLDALLRAKAPVKAYIGFDCTADSLHAGSLVPIMLLRWFQKAGHKPIVLMGGGTSKVGDPSGKDEARQLLSDKEIASNLKGIRTVFERFLAFGKGAADAVFVNNADWLEELRYIPFLREYGRHFSVNRMLGFESVKLRLEREQPLSFLEFNYMVLQAYDFLELAKRHDCRLQMGGSDQWGNIVSGVELGRRIEGQELFGFTTPLLTTSAGAKMGKTAQGSVWLDAKKLSPYDYWQYWRNTEDADVGRFLRLFTELPLGEVRRLETLQGSELNEAKKILASAVTALCHGEKAAAKAAETARETFETGGPAEGLPAIEVPRAELAAGIPAFELFQRTGLAASNGEARRLIRGGGARVNDTAPEKETAPITLDDLDKDGVIKLSAGRKRHALVRVGRP